A window of Streptomyces sp. NBC_01224 genomic DNA:
CACGCGCGGCTACACCGCCCCTGCCCCGGTCAGCGCACGGACCTCGGTCTCCGCATGTTTGGCGGCGTCGGGCGGCTCGGTGGACGTGACCGTTCCGATCCAGCCGGCCAGGAAACCCAGCGGGATGGAGACGAGGCCGGGGTTCTCCAGGGGGAAGAGCTGGAAGTCGGCGCCGGGAAAGAGCGAGGTGGGGCTGCCGGAGACGACCGGGGAGAGCAGCACGAGCAGCACGGCGGGGATCAGCCCGCCGTAGACCGACCAGACCGCTCCCCGGGTGGTGAAGTTCCGCCAGAGCAGGGAGTACAGCAGCACGGGGAGATTGGCCGAAGCGGCGACGGCGAAGGCGAGCCCCACCAGGAACGCCACATTCAGGTCCTGGGCGACCAGACCGAGCCCGATGGCGGCAACCCCGATCCCCGCTGCGGCGACCCGGGCCACGGTGACCTCGCTGTACTGCTTGGAGCCAGGACGCCTGAGCGAGGCATAGAGGTCATGGGCCACAGAGGCGGACGAGGCGAGGGTGACCCCCGCGACGACGGCAAGGATGGTCGCGAAGGCGACGGCGGCGACCACGGCGAACAGAATCGTTCCCCCGGTGGATCCTTCGCCACCGCCGAGGACCAGGGCCAGCAGCGGAACCGCTGTGTTCCCCGCGGGATTCGACGCTCGTACCTCCGCCGAGCCGACCAGTGCCGCCGCCCCGAATCCAAGCACGATCGTCATCAGGTAGAAGCTGCCGATGAGCCCGATGGACCAGACGACCGAACGGCGGGCCGCACGGGCGGTGGGCACGGTGTAGAACCTCGACAGGATGTGCGGCAGCCCCGCCGTACCGAGTACCAGGGCCAGGCCCAGGCTGATGAAGTCGATGCGTGCCGTCCAGTATCCGCCGTACCGGAGGCCGGGCGAGAGGAACCGTCTCCCATGCCCGCTCCGTTCGGCGGCGGAGTTGAGCAGGGCATTGAAGTTGCCATGGAAGTGGACCAGGACGAGCACGGCGAGCACGACCGCTCCCGCCATCAGCAGAACGGCCTTGACGATCTGGATCCAGGTGGTGGCGCGCATCCCTCCGAGCGATACGTAGATCACCATGAGCGCCCCGACACCGATGACGGTCCAGGAGCGGGCGGCGCTGCTCGTACCGCCGAGAAGCAGGGCGACCAGGCTGCCCGCACCCACCATCTGCGCGACGAGATAGAGCACGGAGACGGTGACGGACGAGGTGCCCGCGGCGATCCGGACCGGGCGCTCCGCCATCCTCGCCGCCACCACATCGGC
This region includes:
- a CDS encoding solute symporter family protein — its product is MNGNHQTLALLLFSAFIAVTFAITTWVSRNRHGSAEEFYAGGRLFSPMENGFAIAGDYMSAASFLGISGLIALFGYDGMLYSVGFLVAWLVVLLLVAELVRNCGRFTLADVVAARMAERPVRIAAGTSSVTVSVLYLVAQMVGAGSLVALLLGGTSSAARSWTVIGVGALMVIYVSLGGMRATTWIQIVKAVLLMAGAVVLAVLVLVHFHGNFNALLNSAAERSGHGRRFLSPGLRYGGYWTARIDFISLGLALVLGTAGLPHILSRFYTVPTARAARRSVVWSIGLIGSFYLMTIVLGFGAAALVGSAEVRASNPAGNTAVPLLALVLGGGEGSTGGTILFAVVAAVAFATILAVVAGVTLASSASVAHDLYASLRRPGSKQYSEVTVARVAAAGIGVAAIGLGLVAQDLNVAFLVGLAFAVAASANLPVLLYSLLWRNFTTRGAVWSVYGGLIPAVLLVLLSPVVSGSPTSLFPGADFQLFPLENPGLVSIPLGFLAGWIGTVTSTEPPDAAKHAETEVRALTGAGAV